The following coding sequences lie in one Streptomyces venezuelae genomic window:
- a CDS encoding alpha-hydroxy acid oxidase, producing the protein MDSTSADPAANGAVRAEDLHCLADAERAAATVLPAAVRDFVAGGSGAEVTLDANRTALDGVFVVPRVLRDVSKCTTATTLLGRPARLPLALAPVAYQRLVHPEGELAAARAARAAAVPFTASTLSSVPVEALTALGGDVWFQLYWLRDAERSLDLARRAEDAGATAVMLTVDVPWMGRRLRDVRNRFALPDHVRAAHLEEGPSAAHRAPSGPCHGSALAAHTAAVFSPALTWSSVEALRERTRLPLVLKGVLAAEDAVRAAECGVDAVVVSNHGGRQLDGALPSVDALPEVVAQVAGRCEVLLDSGVRSGTDVLRALALGASGVLVGRPALWGLAVGGEGGVRRVLDLLADEFRDALGLAGCPDTAAARELRTVRH; encoded by the coding sequence GTGGATTCGACCAGCGCTGACCCGGCCGCCAACGGCGCCGTGCGCGCCGAGGACCTGCACTGCCTCGCCGACGCCGAACGCGCCGCCGCCACCGTTCTGCCGGCCGCCGTCCGCGACTTCGTGGCCGGGGGCAGCGGCGCCGAGGTGACGCTCGACGCCAACCGCACCGCGCTGGACGGGGTGTTCGTCGTCCCGCGCGTGCTCAGGGACGTGTCGAAGTGCACGACGGCGACCACGCTGCTCGGGCGCCCGGCCCGGCTGCCTCTCGCGCTCGCTCCGGTGGCCTACCAGCGGCTCGTGCACCCCGAGGGGGAACTGGCCGCCGCCCGCGCGGCGCGGGCGGCCGCTGTGCCGTTCACCGCGAGCACCCTCAGCAGCGTCCCCGTGGAAGCGCTCACGGCGCTCGGCGGGGACGTCTGGTTCCAGCTCTACTGGCTGCGCGACGCCGAGCGCTCCCTCGACCTGGCCCGACGCGCCGAGGACGCCGGGGCGACCGCGGTCATGCTCACGGTCGACGTGCCGTGGATGGGGCGGCGCCTGCGCGACGTACGCAACCGGTTCGCGCTCCCGGACCACGTGCGCGCCGCCCACCTGGAGGAAGGCCCGTCCGCGGCACACCGGGCACCGTCCGGTCCCTGTCACGGGTCCGCGCTGGCCGCGCACACGGCGGCGGTGTTCTCGCCCGCTCTGACGTGGTCCTCGGTGGAGGCGCTGCGGGAGCGCACCCGGCTGCCGCTGGTTCTCAAGGGGGTCCTGGCGGCCGAGGACGCGGTGCGCGCCGCCGAGTGCGGGGTGGACGCCGTGGTGGTGTCCAACCACGGCGGCCGCCAGCTGGACGGCGCCCTGCCGAGCGTCGACGCACTGCCGGAGGTGGTGGCCCAGGTGGCCGGACGCTGTGAGGTCCTGCTCGACAGCGGCGTCCGCAGCGGCACGGACGTGTTGCGGGCGCTGGCGCTCGGCGCGTCCGGCGTCCTGGTGGGCAGGCCCGCGCTCTGGGGGCTCGCCGTGGGCGGCGAGGGCGGGGTGCGGCGGGTCCTCGACCTGCTGGCGGACGAGTTCCGGGACGCTCTGGGCCTCGCGGGGTGCC
- a CDS encoding prephenate dehydrogenase, producing the protein MRTMAVIGTGLIGTSVALAVTRRGVTVFLADRDPAAARTAAALGAGIVDPPAGPVDLAVIAVPPSLVGAVLAEAQERGLAAAYTDVASVKAGPERAALSRAPDPHRYIGGHPLAGRERSGPLAARADLFRGRNWVLTPSRLTSDDAFDRALELVALCEAVPVVMRSKDHDAAVAVTSHVPHLMASLLAARLREGPADLAGLAGQGLRDATRIAGGNSRLWGDILQSNAPAIAGVLKDLHTDLSRLVPALDALAEPGGSGRDHGMRTLVDLLDRGISGLAEIPDTRLGAAGGGARVRVAVADRPGELARLLAAAAEVGVAADDACVESAGPADGAGGPDGAAASGFAVRFGVPAHTADRLMAVLDAGGWDVVREREEDRDPDSALGHASDPDLDLDGVLLADTVRSGRRPQ; encoded by the coding sequence ATGCGCACCATGGCCGTCATCGGTACGGGCCTGATCGGCACCTCCGTCGCCCTGGCGGTGACCCGGCGCGGCGTGACCGTATTCCTCGCCGACCGCGACCCGGCCGCGGCCCGCACCGCCGCCGCCCTCGGCGCCGGAATCGTGGACCCGCCGGCCGGCCCGGTGGATCTGGCCGTGATCGCCGTCCCGCCGAGCCTGGTGGGCGCCGTGCTCGCCGAGGCGCAGGAGCGCGGGCTCGCCGCGGCCTACACCGACGTGGCGTCGGTGAAGGCGGGCCCCGAGCGGGCCGCCCTCAGCCGTGCCCCCGACCCGCACCGCTACATCGGCGGGCATCCGCTCGCGGGCCGTGAGCGCTCCGGCCCGCTCGCCGCCCGCGCCGACCTCTTCCGCGGCCGCAACTGGGTGCTGACCCCGTCCCGGCTGACCTCGGACGACGCCTTCGACCGGGCCCTGGAACTGGTCGCCCTGTGCGAGGCCGTCCCGGTGGTGATGCGCAGCAAGGACCACGACGCGGCGGTGGCCGTGACCTCCCACGTGCCCCACCTGATGGCCAGCCTGCTGGCCGCGAGGCTGCGCGAGGGCCCGGCCGACCTGGCCGGCCTCGCCGGACAGGGCCTGCGCGACGCCACGCGGATCGCGGGCGGCAACTCACGGCTCTGGGGCGACATCCTCCAGTCCAACGCCCCGGCGATCGCCGGCGTCCTCAAAGACCTGCACACGGACCTGTCCCGCCTCGTACCGGCCCTCGACGCGCTCGCCGAACCCGGCGGCAGCGGGCGCGACCACGGCATGCGCACGCTCGTGGACCTCCTCGACCGGGGCATCTCCGGCCTCGCGGAGATCCCGGACACCCGGCTCGGCGCCGCGGGCGGGGGAGCTCGGGTACGGGTCGCCGTCGCGGACCGCCCGGGAGAGCTGGCGCGGCTGCTCGCCGCCGCGGCGGAGGTGGGCGTGGCCGCGGACGACGCCTGTGTCGAGAGCGCGGGCCCCGCGGACGGTGCTGGCGGTCCGGACGGCGCGGCCGCTTCGGGGTTCGCCGTCCGCTTCGGCGTTCCGGCCCACACCGCCGACCGGCTCATGGCCGTGCTCGACGCCGGGGGCTGGGATGTCGTACGAGAGCGAGAAGAGGACCGCGATCCCGACAGCGCGCTCGGCCACGCTTCCGATCCCGACCTCGACCTCGATGGCGTGCTGCTCGCCGACACGGTCCGATCCGGCCGTCGCCCACAGTGA
- the dpgB gene encoding enoyl-CoA-hydratase DpgB, with amino-acid sequence MHPLYALELDGSEPMSATAVKAVSALCDRAEDAEGAGGDSPVVTVHVTGAPDDGWAGSLDVMLVTKWERALRRLERLPVATVAVAHGDCGGTALEAFLAADVRVAAPDTRLLLPRDATATWPGMAGYRLVRLAGVARIRGALLFGRPVGAAEALALGVVDELTDDPAGAVAAVATLVGDLSGKEIAIRRQLMFDAATTGFEDALGAHLAACDRALRQGTTPEAEARAL; translated from the coding sequence ATGCACCCTCTGTACGCACTGGAGCTGGACGGCTCGGAGCCGATGTCGGCCACCGCCGTCAAGGCGGTCTCCGCGCTCTGCGACCGGGCCGAGGACGCGGAAGGCGCAGGCGGCGACAGCCCCGTGGTGACCGTCCACGTCACCGGCGCGCCGGACGACGGTTGGGCCGGGAGCCTCGACGTCATGCTGGTCACCAAGTGGGAGCGTGCGCTGCGGCGCCTGGAGCGGTTGCCCGTGGCCACGGTCGCCGTGGCGCACGGCGACTGCGGCGGCACCGCGCTCGAAGCGTTCCTCGCCGCCGACGTCCGCGTCGCGGCCCCGGACACCCGGCTGCTGCTCCCGCGCGACGCGACGGCGACCTGGCCCGGGATGGCCGGCTACCGCCTGGTGCGGCTGGCCGGGGTCGCCCGGATCCGCGGCGCGCTCCTTTTCGGGCGTCCGGTCGGGGCCGCCGAGGCACTCGCCCTCGGCGTCGTGGACGAGCTGACCGACGACCCCGCCGGGGCGGTGGCGGCCGTGGCCACACTCGTCGGCGACCTGTCGGGCAAGGAGATCGCGATCCGGCGGCAGCTCATGTTCGACGCGGCGACCACCGGCTTCGAGGACGCGCTCGGCGCGCACCTCGCCGCCTGCGACCGGGCGCTGCGGCAGGGCACGACGCCGGAGGCGGAGGCGCGGGCCTTATGA
- a CDS encoding MbtH family protein, with the protein MPNPFDDENGTFLVLVNDENQHSLWPAFAEVPAGWRTVFGEDTRKACLDYIEENWTDMRPQSLIDEMEKFEAAG; encoded by the coding sequence ATGCCGAACCCGTTCGACGACGAAAACGGCACCTTCCTGGTTCTCGTCAACGACGAGAACCAGCATTCGCTCTGGCCCGCCTTCGCCGAAGTCCCGGCCGGCTGGCGGACCGTGTTCGGGGAAGACACGCGGAAGGCCTGCCTGGACTACATCGAGGAGAACTGGACGGACATGCGTCCGCAGAGTCTCATCGACGAGATGGAGAAGTTCGAAGCCGCCGGCTAG
- a CDS encoding aminotransferase class I/II-fold pyridoxal phosphate-dependent enzyme, translated as MPEQTADSGTSAANREAFERRGLRQGGPATPGLPDTTVKVLGRVWSAPLVVGPLSAPARPGGELAVVRAAGAAQLPCVVGAFAERTFAELGSATEVPPWLRTYAFREHATERQLTERAEDAGFGAVLLALGGLDDLRLKRAAAPANLPAQGPLSDVRSLLDARADWADVDRLRAATALPLLVVGVRNAADARRALDSGADGVVVTSLDALPGIAESVGGRCRVLLSGGVRRGADVLTAVADGADAVFAGRPVLHGLRAGGRAGVAEVLDALVRELGDAMTFTGTATVADIGPGPVRTGPRPADPAPPPVTRPLRRAELHASVSDPVLDTMTFLNEITTRYPEAISFAPGRPYDGFFDSEQIFTHLRRYLNHLEEQGSSPQQVRTAMYQYGPTAGLIREIIADSLRADENIDVPAESIVVTVGAQEAMLLVLRALITGPDDVLLVSSPCYVGITGAARLLDIAVTPVEEREDGVSCADLEAAIRNERARGRRPRAFYVVPDHSNPSGTTMGPQARAELLELAARHGILILEDSPYRLVSPGPPLPTLKSQDRAHTVVHLGSFSKTVFPGARVGFVVADQPVVDASGRTGLLADDLAKIKSMVTVNTSSLSQAAVAGTLLAAGGKVSELNSAASAYYGDAMRATLRELATHLPTERREALGVRWNEPTGGFFLTLRVPFRADNAALIRSAQDFGVIWTPMTYFHPGGGGLHGIRLSTSYLTPAQISEGVARLVRFIESETARGPSARDLSARDLSARDSAPREGT; from the coding sequence ATGCCGGAACAGACGGCCGACAGCGGCACATCGGCCGCGAACCGCGAGGCGTTCGAACGGAGGGGGCTGCGCCAGGGCGGCCCGGCAACTCCCGGGCTGCCCGACACCACCGTGAAGGTCCTCGGCCGCGTATGGTCGGCGCCGCTCGTCGTCGGTCCGCTCTCCGCACCCGCGCGGCCCGGCGGTGAACTCGCCGTCGTCCGGGCGGCCGGAGCGGCCCAACTCCCGTGCGTGGTCGGCGCCTTCGCGGAGCGGACCTTCGCCGAACTCGGCTCCGCCACCGAGGTCCCGCCGTGGCTGCGCACCTACGCCTTCCGCGAGCACGCCACCGAGCGGCAGCTCACCGAACGCGCCGAGGACGCCGGGTTCGGCGCCGTCCTCCTCGCTCTGGGGGGCCTCGACGACCTCCGCCTCAAGCGGGCCGCCGCCCCCGCCAACCTGCCGGCGCAGGGGCCACTGAGCGACGTACGCTCCCTGCTCGACGCACGCGCCGACTGGGCCGACGTGGACCGTCTGCGCGCCGCCACCGCCCTGCCGCTGCTCGTCGTCGGCGTACGGAACGCGGCCGACGCGCGACGCGCCCTGGACAGCGGCGCCGACGGTGTCGTCGTCACCTCGCTCGACGCGCTCCCCGGGATCGCGGAGAGCGTCGGGGGACGCTGCCGCGTCCTCCTGAGCGGCGGGGTCCGGCGCGGCGCCGACGTGCTGACGGCGGTCGCCGACGGCGCCGACGCGGTGTTCGCGGGACGCCCCGTCCTGCACGGGCTGCGGGCCGGCGGGCGCGCGGGCGTGGCGGAGGTCCTCGACGCCCTCGTCCGGGAACTGGGCGACGCGATGACGTTCACGGGCACCGCCACGGTCGCGGACATCGGCCCCGGCCCGGTCCGCACCGGGCCGCGCCCGGCCGATCCGGCGCCGCCCCCGGTCACCCGGCCGCTGCGGAGGGCCGAACTGCACGCCAGTGTGTCCGACCCCGTCCTGGACACCATGACGTTCCTCAACGAGATCACCACCCGCTACCCCGAGGCGATCTCCTTCGCACCGGGGCGCCCCTACGACGGATTCTTCGACAGCGAACAGATCTTCACCCACCTGCGCCGCTACCTGAACCACCTGGAGGAGCAGGGGAGTTCACCGCAGCAGGTGCGGACCGCCATGTACCAGTACGGGCCCACGGCGGGCCTCATCCGCGAGATCATCGCCGACTCGCTGCGCGCCGACGAGAACATCGACGTACCGGCCGAGTCCATCGTGGTGACGGTCGGCGCGCAGGAAGCCATGCTCCTCGTCCTGCGCGCCCTGATCACGGGCCCCGACGACGTGCTCCTCGTCTCCAGCCCCTGCTACGTAGGCATCACCGGCGCCGCCCGCCTCCTGGACATCGCCGTGACCCCCGTGGAGGAGCGGGAGGACGGCGTGTCCTGCGCCGACCTGGAGGCGGCGATCAGAAACGAACGGGCCCGCGGCCGCAGGCCCCGCGCCTTCTACGTCGTCCCGGACCACTCGAACCCGTCGGGCACCACCATGGGCCCGCAGGCCCGCGCCGAACTCCTCGAACTCGCCGCCCGGCACGGCATCCTGATCCTTGAGGACAGCCCGTACCGCCTGGTCAGCCCCGGTCCGCCGCTGCCGACCCTGAAGTCGCAGGACCGCGCGCACACGGTCGTGCACCTCGGCTCCTTCTCCAAGACGGTGTTCCCCGGCGCCCGTGTCGGGTTCGTCGTCGCCGACCAGCCCGTCGTCGACGCGTCCGGGCGCACCGGACTGCTCGCGGACGACCTCGCCAAGATCAAGAGCATGGTGACGGTCAACACCTCATCGCTCAGCCAGGCGGCCGTGGCGGGCACGCTCCTCGCGGCGGGCGGCAAGGTCTCGGAGCTCAACAGCGCGGCGTCCGCGTACTACGGCGACGCCATGCGCGCCACGCTCAGGGAGCTCGCCACGCACCTGCCCACCGAGCGCCGCGAGGCCCTGGGCGTGCGGTGGAACGAGCCGACCGGCGGCTTCTTCCTCACCCTGCGGGTGCCGTTCCGCGCGGACAACGCCGCGCTGATCCGCTCGGCACAGGACTTCGGCGTCATCTGGACGCCGATGACGTACTTCCATCCCGGCGGCGGTGGCCTGCACGGCATCCGCCTGTCGACCAGCTATCTGACGCCCGCCCAGATCAGCGAGGGCGTCGCACGGCTCGTGCGGTTCATCGAGTCCGAGACCGCACGCGGCCCCTCCGCACGAGACCTCTCCGCACGAGACCTCTCCGCACGAGACTCCGCCCCACGAGAAGGGACCTGA
- a CDS encoding alpha/beta fold hydrolase: MPIARINGTRLGYDEYGTGEPVVMVTGTGAPGRMWRTHQVPALTVAGYRVITLDNRGIPPSDPCPEGFTLADMVADVAGLIEHLGEGACRVVGYSLGAIAVQELLLARPDLVHQAVLMATSGRTDALTAAMTAADIELSDAGGKLPPRFAAYVQALQNLSPRTLNDEERLRDWLAVFEMSAVDVTGVRGQLGLQLVPDRLGAYRNITSRCLVIGFQDDLVVRPHLSREVARAIPGSVYTEIPGCGHYGYLERPAEVNSAITGFFAGRCPRISR; this comes from the coding sequence ATGCCGATCGCCCGGATCAACGGGACCCGCCTCGGCTACGACGAGTACGGCACCGGTGAGCCGGTGGTCATGGTCACCGGCACCGGCGCGCCCGGCCGCATGTGGCGGACGCACCAGGTGCCGGCCCTCACCGTCGCCGGCTACCGGGTGATCACCCTCGACAACCGGGGCATCCCGCCGAGCGATCCGTGCCCCGAGGGGTTCACGCTCGCCGACATGGTGGCGGACGTGGCGGGGCTCATCGAGCACCTGGGAGAAGGGGCGTGCAGGGTCGTCGGCTATTCGCTCGGCGCGATCGCGGTCCAGGAACTCCTGCTCGCCCGGCCCGACCTCGTCCACCAGGCGGTCCTGATGGCGACGAGCGGCCGCACGGACGCCCTGACCGCCGCGATGACCGCCGCCGACATCGAACTCAGCGACGCGGGCGGCAAACTCCCGCCCCGCTTCGCCGCCTACGTACAGGCCCTGCAGAACCTGTCCCCACGCACGCTCAACGACGAGGAGCGGCTGCGCGACTGGCTGGCCGTCTTCGAGATGTCCGCCGTGGACGTGACGGGCGTACGCGGGCAGCTCGGCCTGCAACTCGTCCCCGACCGGCTGGGCGCGTACCGGAACATCACCAGCCGCTGTCTGGTCATCGGGTTCCAGGACGACCTCGTCGTCCGCCCGCACCTCTCCCGCGAGGTCGCGCGGGCCATTCCCGGCAGCGTCTACACGGAGATTCCGGGCTGCGGCCACTACGGATATCTGGAGCGGCCCGCCGAAGTGAATTCCGCGATCACCGGATTCTTCGCCGGCCGGTGCCCGCGCATTTCACGGTGA
- the hppD gene encoding 4-hydroxyphenylpyruvate dioxygenase has product MRDLPESAEAAESPEAADPLADLSIDYVEMYVEDLDAAVAHWTDRYAFTVVGTGTSAEHRGVTVRHGRITLVLTQATSELHPASAYVMSHGDGVADIALRTADPDAAFHAGLARGAIAHRFPRQRTESGAGDFAAFRGFGDLVHTLVRRGPDEGPGLPAGHTPVERAESGAEQAADVGLLELDHVAVCLPAGDLDSMVAYYRDALGFRFVFEEHIVVGAQAMESKVVQSRSGTVTLTLIEPDTSAATGQIDEFLKGHQGAGVQHLAFSSRDAVDSVRALAGRGVSFLRTPASYYDLLGQRVELGEERLADLRSTHVLADEDHDGRLFQIFTASTHPRKTLFFEVIERQGAATFGSANIKALYEAVELERTKQRGFDQR; this is encoded by the coding sequence ATGAGGGATTTACCGGAATCAGCAGAAGCAGCGGAATCACCCGAGGCAGCGGATCCGCTCGCCGATCTCTCCATCGACTATGTGGAGATGTACGTCGAGGACCTGGACGCGGCGGTCGCCCACTGGACCGACCGGTACGCCTTCACGGTCGTCGGCACCGGCACCTCCGCGGAGCATCGCGGCGTCACGGTGCGGCACGGGCGGATCACGCTCGTCCTGACCCAGGCGACGTCCGAGCTGCACCCCGCGTCCGCCTATGTCATGAGCCACGGGGACGGCGTCGCGGACATCGCGCTGCGCACTGCCGACCCCGACGCCGCCTTCCACGCGGGGCTCGCCCGCGGCGCGATCGCCCACCGGTTCCCGCGGCAGCGTACGGAGAGCGGCGCCGGGGATTTCGCGGCGTTCCGCGGCTTCGGGGACCTGGTCCACACACTCGTCCGCCGCGGTCCCGACGAAGGCCCTGGACTGCCCGCGGGCCACACGCCGGTGGAGCGCGCGGAATCGGGCGCCGAACAGGCCGCCGACGTCGGCCTGTTGGAGCTCGACCACGTCGCCGTGTGCCTGCCCGCGGGCGACCTCGACTCGATGGTCGCGTACTACCGCGACGCCCTGGGCTTCCGGTTCGTCTTCGAGGAGCACATCGTCGTGGGCGCGCAGGCCATGGAGTCGAAGGTCGTGCAGAGCCGGTCCGGGACGGTGACCCTGACCCTCATCGAGCCCGACACCTCGGCCGCCACGGGCCAGATCGACGAGTTCCTCAAGGGCCACCAGGGTGCGGGCGTGCAGCACCTGGCGTTCTCCTCACGGGACGCGGTCGATTCGGTGCGGGCGCTTGCGGGGCGCGGCGTCTCGTTCCTGCGCACCCCGGCGTCGTACTACGACCTGCTCGGGCAGCGCGTGGAGCTCGGCGAGGAGCGGCTGGCCGATCTGCGGTCGACGCACGTGCTCGCGGACGAGGACCACGACGGACGGCTCTTCCAGATCTTCACCGCCTCGACGCATCCGCGGAAGACGCTGTTCTTCGAGGTCATCGAGCGCCAGGGGGCGGCGACCTTCGGCAGCGCGAACATCAAGGCGCTCTACGAGGCCGTGGAGCTGGAGCGGACCAAGCAGCGTGGATTCGACCAGCGCTGA
- the dpgC gene encoding (3,5-dihydroxyphenyl)acetyl-CoA 1,2-dioxygenase DpgC, with the protein MTDSVQDRWSGLVTSSGTVARVDDLVAALPEPPARTSGQRAQVAAAQDAARALRSAFLDAHADAVYALLTADRAESPRIDALLAAAAAAFPGLVPDEKRLDAERSKPQAAKEGHEIDQGIFLRAVLRSPYAGPHLLDAMLRPTPRALALLDEFTRTGVAEMESVRVERGADGVARLTMCRDDCLNAEDVRQVDDMETAVDLALLDPAVRVGLVRGGVMRHPRYHGRRVFSAGINLKSLSSGDIPLVGFLLRRELGYLHKLVRGIRIDHPGQWQSPFVEKPWVAAVDGFAIGGGTQILLVCDHVLAASDAFLSLPAAKEGIIPGVANFRLGRYAGPRLSRQVILEGRRIRAAEPDARLLVDEVVEPEDMDAAVEASLARLDGDAVLANRRMLNLADEPPDAFRAYLAEFALQQALRIYGQDVIDKVGRFAAASPSAR; encoded by the coding sequence ATGACCGACTCCGTACAGGACCGCTGGTCCGGTCTCGTCACCTCGTCCGGAACAGTGGCCCGCGTCGACGACCTGGTGGCCGCCCTGCCGGAACCGCCCGCGCGTACCTCCGGGCAACGCGCACAGGTCGCGGCGGCGCAGGACGCGGCCCGCGCCCTGCGGTCCGCCTTCCTCGACGCGCACGCGGACGCCGTGTATGCCCTGCTGACCGCGGACCGCGCCGAGTCCCCGCGTATCGACGCGCTCCTCGCCGCGGCGGCCGCGGCGTTCCCGGGCCTCGTGCCCGACGAGAAGCGGCTCGACGCCGAGCGGAGCAAGCCGCAGGCCGCCAAGGAGGGGCACGAGATCGACCAGGGCATCTTCCTGCGGGCCGTGCTCCGCTCCCCGTACGCGGGACCGCACCTTCTCGACGCCATGCTCCGCCCGACACCCCGCGCCCTGGCGCTCCTGGACGAGTTCACGCGTACCGGCGTCGCCGAGATGGAGTCGGTGCGCGTCGAGCGGGGCGCGGACGGCGTGGCACGGCTGACGATGTGCAGGGACGACTGCCTCAACGCCGAGGACGTACGGCAGGTCGACGACATGGAGACCGCCGTCGACCTCGCCCTGCTCGACCCGGCCGTCCGGGTCGGCCTGGTGCGCGGCGGCGTGATGCGCCACCCCCGCTACCACGGCAGGCGCGTGTTCAGCGCCGGCATCAACCTCAAGAGCCTCAGCTCCGGGGACATTCCGCTCGTCGGCTTCCTGCTGCGCCGCGAACTCGGCTACCTCCACAAACTCGTCCGCGGTATCCGGATCGACCACCCGGGGCAGTGGCAGTCGCCGTTCGTGGAGAAGCCGTGGGTCGCCGCCGTCGACGGATTCGCCATCGGCGGCGGCACCCAGATCCTGCTGGTCTGCGACCACGTCCTCGCCGCATCCGACGCCTTTCTGAGCCTCCCCGCGGCGAAGGAGGGCATCATCCCCGGCGTCGCCAACTTCCGGCTCGGCCGGTACGCGGGGCCACGGCTGTCCCGGCAGGTCATCCTCGAAGGCCGCCGCATCAGGGCGGCCGAGCCCGACGCGCGGCTCCTCGTCGACGAGGTCGTGGAACCCGAGGACATGGACGCCGCCGTCGAGGCGAGCCTGGCGCGGCTCGACGGCGACGCGGTCCTCGCCAACCGGCGGATGCTGAACCTCGCCGACGAGCCGCCCGACGCGTTCCGCGCGTACCTGGCGGAGTTCGCACTCCAACAGGCCCTGCGCATCTACGGACAGGACGTCATCGACAAGGTCGGCCGGTTCGCCGCGGCCTCGCCGAGCGCCCGGTGA
- the dpgA gene encoding 3,5-dihydroxyphenylacetyl-CoA synthase DpgA encodes MTTTALATRPRITGVGTAVTPASYSQQEVLDAFGITDPKVRSVFLNSAIERRNLTLPAQDADGVRTPESQGDLLDKHKALALEMGGEALRACLKEAGAELSDLRHLCCVTSTGLLTPGISALLIRELGIDRHCSRTDIVGMGCNAGLNALGVVAGWATAHPGELAVVLCVEACSAAYAVDSTMRTAVVNSLFGDGAAAVALLAGENHTPSPKGAEPPAVLKFASCVIPEAVDAMRYDWDRVQGRFSFFLDPQIPYVVGAHAELVVDRLLAGTGLRRSDIRHWLVHSGGKKVIDAVVVNLGLTRHDVRHTVGVLRDHGNVSSGSFLFSYERLLEEGVARPGEYGVLMTMGPGSTIETALIRW; translated from the coding sequence ATGACCACCACCGCCCTGGCGACCCGCCCCCGCATCACCGGAGTGGGCACCGCCGTCACCCCCGCCTCCTACTCGCAGCAGGAAGTGCTGGACGCCTTCGGGATCACCGACCCCAAAGTGCGCTCCGTCTTCCTCAACAGCGCCATCGAGCGCCGCAACCTCACCCTCCCCGCGCAGGACGCGGACGGCGTCCGCACCCCCGAGTCCCAGGGCGACCTGCTCGACAAGCACAAGGCACTGGCCCTGGAGATGGGCGGCGAGGCCCTGCGCGCCTGCCTGAAGGAGGCGGGCGCCGAACTGTCCGACCTCCGCCATCTGTGCTGCGTGACCTCCACCGGCCTGCTCACGCCCGGCATCAGCGCCCTGCTCATCCGCGAACTGGGCATCGACCGGCACTGTTCGCGGACCGACATCGTCGGCATGGGCTGCAACGCGGGCCTCAACGCGCTCGGCGTGGTGGCCGGCTGGGCCACGGCCCACCCCGGTGAACTCGCCGTCGTGCTCTGCGTGGAGGCGTGCTCCGCGGCCTACGCGGTCGACTCGACGATGCGGACGGCGGTCGTGAACAGCCTGTTCGGCGACGGCGCGGCGGCCGTCGCGCTGCTGGCCGGCGAGAACCACACGCCCTCCCCGAAGGGGGCCGAGCCCCCCGCCGTCCTCAAGTTCGCGAGCTGCGTCATCCCCGAAGCGGTCGACGCCATGCGCTACGACTGGGACCGCGTCCAGGGCAGGTTCAGCTTCTTCCTCGACCCGCAGATCCCGTACGTGGTCGGCGCGCACGCCGAGCTCGTCGTCGACCGCCTCCTTGCGGGCACGGGTCTGCGCAGGAGCGACATCCGGCACTGGCTGGTCCACTCCGGGGGCAAGAAGGTCATCGACGCGGTCGTGGTCAACCTCGGCCTGACCCGCCACGACGTGCGCCACACGGTCGGTGTGCTGCGCGACCACGGGAACGTGTCCAGCGGCTCGTTCCTGTTCTCGTACGAACGTCTCCTCGAAGAGGGCGTCGCGCGGCCCGGCGAGTACGGAGTGCTCATGACGATGGGTCCGGGCTCCACGATCGAGACGGCGCTGATCCGATGGTGA